The Cellulomonas sp. S1-8 genome has a window encoding:
- a CDS encoding hemerythrin domain-containing protein — protein sequence MSSTDPNRLIAWDRELRAVHHRLRDSLQIARDAVDDAGPLSADLRLFCTGFCAALDGHHRREDDTMFPELLAAHPELRDVLSQLTRDHHMLSHLLGELQRAVDAGHDAATLHQHLDGIEAVMETHFRYEEKRLLAPLADLVVEHEPRAMLGPLA from the coding sequence ATGTCCTCCACCGACCCCAACCGCCTCATCGCCTGGGACCGCGAGCTCCGCGCGGTCCACCACCGCCTCCGCGACAGCCTGCAGATCGCCCGGGACGCCGTCGATGACGCCGGCCCCCTGTCGGCCGACCTGCGCCTGTTCTGCACCGGCTTCTGTGCCGCGCTCGACGGCCATCACCGCCGCGAGGACGACACGATGTTCCCCGAGCTCCTCGCCGCCCACCCCGAGCTCCGGGACGTCCTGTCCCAGCTGACGCGCGACCACCACATGCTGTCCCACCTGCTCGGCGAGCTGCAGCGGGCCGTCGACGCCGGGCACGACGCGGCCACGCTGCACCAGCACCTCGACGGCATCGAGGCCGTCATGGAGACGCACTTCCGGTACGAGGAGAAGCGCCTGCTCGCACCGCTCGCGGACCTCGTCGTCGAGCACGAGCCGCGGGCGATGCTGGGGCCCCTGGCCTGA
- a CDS encoding GNAT family N-acetyltransferase — MVRYVGLDLAWGRTARTGIAVLDDAGRLVHSSSVRTDDEIADVLEQHTAGQRVVAAIDAPLVVPNLTGRRVGEVLVTRHFGRFDAGAHSSNRSHPHFDPPRAQTLADRHGWDVDPAVRPAPGVSVAIEVYPHPAMVVLFGLGRVLPYKGKHRRGLDVRRAAWVALLDHVERVAGDVLGLGGNVRWAEVRAEVVAAERAAVLERLEDEVDAIVCAYLAWLWETEPERMVVLGSSTEGYIVVPGLPTWEPSPRVASEAMPEGVVRVTAQTDAATVAQVAELFVAYRAFYGRQGDADAARAFLRARVERADSLVWAVVEDGRAVAFTQVYPGHSSLRLSTTWQLNDLFVAPDVRGGGAGATLVRQVLAEASDAGADEVRLETQRTNTRARALYERLGFGLAADAGQDGEFLTYTRTPGR, encoded by the coding sequence ATGGTGCGTTACGTCGGGCTCGACCTCGCCTGGGGCCGGACGGCTCGCACGGGCATCGCCGTCCTCGACGACGCCGGGCGCCTGGTCCACTCGTCGTCCGTGCGCACCGACGACGAGATCGCCGACGTCCTGGAGCAGCACACCGCGGGGCAGCGCGTGGTCGCGGCGATCGACGCGCCGCTCGTCGTCCCGAACCTCACCGGCCGGCGCGTGGGGGAGGTGCTGGTGACCCGGCACTTCGGCCGGTTCGACGCCGGTGCGCACTCCTCGAACCGCAGCCACCCGCACTTCGACCCGCCGCGCGCGCAGACCCTCGCGGACCGGCACGGGTGGGACGTCGACCCGGCCGTGCGGCCCGCGCCGGGGGTGTCCGTCGCGATCGAGGTGTACCCGCACCCGGCGATGGTCGTGCTCTTCGGCCTGGGGCGCGTGCTGCCGTACAAGGGCAAGCACCGGCGCGGGCTCGACGTCCGGCGCGCGGCGTGGGTCGCGCTGCTGGACCACGTCGAACGCGTCGCGGGCGACGTGCTGGGCCTGGGTGGGAACGTGCGCTGGGCCGAGGTGCGTGCGGAGGTCGTCGCCGCCGAGCGTGCGGCCGTCCTCGAGCGGCTCGAGGACGAGGTCGACGCGATCGTGTGCGCGTACCTGGCGTGGCTGTGGGAGACCGAGCCCGAGCGGATGGTCGTGCTGGGGTCGTCGACCGAGGGGTACATCGTGGTGCCGGGGCTGCCGACGTGGGAGCCCAGCCCGCGGGTCGCGAGCGAGGCGATGCCGGAGGGCGTCGTCCGGGTGACGGCGCAGACGGACGCCGCCACGGTGGCGCAGGTTGCCGAGCTGTTCGTCGCGTACCGCGCCTTCTACGGACGTCAGGGCGACGCGGATGCCGCCCGCGCCTTCCTGAGGGCCCGCGTGGAGCGCGCCGACTCACTCGTGTGGGCCGTCGTGGAGGACGGCCGCGCGGTCGCGTTCACGCAGGTGTACCCGGGTCACTCGTCCCTGCGGCTGTCGACGACGTGGCAGCTCAACGACCTGTTCGTCGCCCCGGACGTCCGGGGCGGCGGGGCGGGCGCCACGCTCGTGCGACAGGTCCTCGCGGAGGCGTCCGACGCGGGCGCGGACGAGGTGCGGCTCGAGACGCAGCGCACGAACACGCGTGCACGTGCCCTGTACGAGCGGCTCGGCTTCGGCCTCGCCGCCGACGCCGGGCAGGACGGCGAGTTCCTCACGTACACGAGAACGCCGGGGCGGTAG